Part of the Cryptomeria japonica unplaced genomic scaffold, Sugi_1.0 HiC_scaffold_22, whole genome shotgun sequence genome is shown below.
ATGGCCCCACCCCCTTATAATAGTAGTTGTAGTTTAGTTGACCTTTAGAAACTATAGTAGGGGGGTGGGGGGGGCACAGTACTCTAATATCTCATAACCATtcgcctatagatagtagggggcCGTATTACGTATATCTCATCACCCGTATATCTCATCACCAATCGTATTACGTCTATGATCTATGCTCTCGATCGACGTGCCGGGAACTAACTCTAATTGTGCCCCACCTGGTCTTTAGAAGAGGAGAGAGCGATTCTCGTCAAAAAACCACAAACCACATGTTCGTCTCGTTATTACAACCTTCCCTCTTCATGTCCCTAATTTCCAGGAGCTACGCGCAAATCCCTGGATTCCGGTGGTTCTTAACAGCGATGGCCATTTATTCGAGTCCTTGGGTGGCACCATCCGATTTTCAACAAGGTGAAAATTATCGAATGATCTATGTACATGTCCCTGCAGCTCGGATGAGTCTGCTCGTTCATATCGCAGTGGCTATCAGCAGTTTTCCGTTCTTGTTGACAAAACATCCCCTTTTGCCCCGCTTTTCCGGAACCGGTCTGGGAATAGGTGCTTTCCCCACATTGTTGACCTTAGTAACTGGAGGGTTTCGGGGGAAACCTATGCGGGGCACCTTTCGGGTGTGGGATGCTCGTCTAACCCCTGTATTCATCTCGTCCTTCATTTATCCGGGTGCACTGTGCTTCCAAAAGCTCTCTGTCGAACTGGCTTCTATCTCCATCCGTATTGGACTGATCAATATACCAATCACTAAGTCCCCTGTCAACTGGTGGAATACACCGCATCAACCTGGGAGCATTAGCCAATTCGGTACATCGATACATGTTTCCATGCCCATTCCAATCTTGTTCGACTCTGCTAACTCCCCCTTCCCAACCTGTATCTCGCTTGTTTTGGAAACACGTCTTCTAACTCCATCCCCTCTCGAATCTTCATTCATTACGGAAGctcgcccctactattctatggctccGAATGAGGGATTTATGCGGGAACTAGCTCCATGATGCCCCCTCGTGCCCAAACCCGATCATACTGTCACTCATTTCACTTCGTGATGATGAGGCAATAGAACCCCCCGATATCGAGCCCCCCCCCTCCTTATTCGTTGattctagcaagctgattaattaagcccctactattctatggcatcGGAGGATagccccctttagaatagtaggggccatatAATTTGAGGGGCCCtctcccatagaattgtagggcgagcCCCCGCCCAATAATCTACAATTATTATTGGGGGGGGGGCGAAGGGCCCCCGCCCAATTCTATGGGGCGCATTAATCTACCATAGAATGTCGAGGGCTTTATTGAAGCCTGCGtctaaaatagttctagaatcgaCGCTCAAATAGTTCTAGAATCGAGCTATAGATTGGGAGGGAGGGCCCCTGGGGGGGGGCGGGAGGAAGAGGCGgctggcccctactattctaatgggcgcCGACCCCTGGAAGAGTTATGGCGCTTCTGGAACCCCAGGGAATTCTAGTTTCGGTTCATTATTCTGCAGGGTGATAACTATGCCCCCCACAATTGAATCTACCTCCAAGTTATTCTAGCGTATTCATTAGGAGCGTATTCTcaattaatgtacgcctgctacAGAACGCAAGCTAATTAAT
Proteins encoded:
- the LOC131077504 gene encoding putative cytochrome c biosynthesis ccmC-like mitochondrial protein, with protein sequence MFVSLLQPSLFMSLISRSYAQIPGFRWFLTAMAIYSSPWVAPSDFQQGENYRMIYVHVPAARMSLLVHIAVAISSFPFLLTKHPLLPRFSGTGLGIGAFPTLLTLVTGGFRGKPMRGTFRVWDARLTPVFISSFIYPGALCFQKLSVELASISIRIGLINIPITKSPVNWWNTPHQPGSISQFGTSIHVSMPIPILFDSANSPFPTCISLVLETRLLTPSPLESSFITEARPYYSMAPNEGFMRELAP